The proteins below come from a single Candidatus Methylomirabilis tolerans genomic window:
- the kdpB gene encoding potassium-transporting ATPase subunit KdpB, with product MAARGKTRSLFDPAIVRQAVVDACRKLAPQRQVRNPVMFVVYIGSMLTTGLFIQALFGRGEAPAGFILAISVWLWFTVLFANFAEAMAEGRGKAQAASLRKARRDVQAKLLTRPERSGERTMVPATALRKGDVVLVEAGDTIPADGEVIEGIASVNEAAITGESAPVIRESGGDRSAVTGGTQVLSDWLIVRIAANPGEAFLDRMIALVEGAKRQKTPNEIALDILLAALTIIFLLATATVLPFSIYSAEAAGQGSPVTVTVLVALLVCLIPTTIGGLLSAIGIAGMDRMIQKNVIAMSGRAVEAAGDVDVLLLDKTGTITLGNRQATAFIPTQGVDEQALADAAQLASLSDETPEGRSIVVLAKERYGLRERDLHVLGATFVPFTAQTRMSGVSLNGREIRKGAADAIESYVRRLGGKFPPDVRTKVDMIAKHGGTPLVVADGARVLGAVQLKDIVKGGIRERFLELRGMGIKTIMITGDNPLTAAAIAAEAGVDEFLAEATPEAKLTLIRELQAQGRLVAMTGDGTNDAPALAQADVAVAMNTGTQAAKEASNMVDLDSNPTKLLEVVETGKQMLMTRGALTTFSIANDVAKYFAIIPAAFATTYPALGALNIMQLATPASAILSAVIFNALIIIALIPLSLGGVRYRAVGAAVLLRRHLWIYGAGGLVAPFIGIKLIDLLLLAFP from the coding sequence ATGGCCGCTCGAGGCAAGACCCGCTCATTATTCGATCCCGCCATCGTGCGTCAGGCGGTGGTGGATGCTTGCCGCAAACTTGCGCCGCAGCGCCAGGTGCGCAACCCGGTCATGTTCGTGGTCTACATCGGCTCCATGCTGACAACGGGACTATTCATCCAGGCGCTGTTCGGCAGAGGTGAGGCGCCGGCCGGGTTCATCCTGGCAATCTCGGTCTGGCTCTGGTTCACGGTGCTCTTCGCCAATTTCGCCGAGGCGATGGCCGAGGGGCGAGGCAAGGCGCAGGCGGCATCGCTGCGAAAGGCGCGACGGGACGTCCAGGCCAAGCTTCTCACGCGTCCCGAGCGGAGCGGCGAGCGCACGATGGTCCCGGCCACGGCATTGCGGAAGGGCGACGTGGTGCTGGTGGAGGCGGGCGATACGATCCCGGCCGACGGCGAGGTGATCGAAGGGATCGCCTCGGTGAACGAGGCGGCGATCACCGGCGAGAGCGCGCCGGTCATCCGAGAGAGCGGTGGCGACCGCAGCGCGGTAACCGGAGGGACCCAGGTCCTCTCCGACTGGCTGATCGTGCGGATAGCGGCGAATCCGGGCGAGGCTTTCCTGGATCGGATGATTGCGCTGGTTGAAGGGGCCAAACGTCAGAAGACGCCCAACGAGATCGCGCTCGACATCCTGTTGGCGGCGTTGACCATTATCTTCCTGCTTGCGACCGCCACCGTGCTGCCGTTTTCGATCTACAGCGCTGAGGCCGCCGGGCAGGGCAGCCCCGTGACGGTGACGGTCCTCGTTGCGCTGCTCGTCTGCCTGATCCCCACGACCATCGGCGGGCTGCTCTCGGCCATCGGCATCGCCGGGATGGACCGGATGATCCAGAAAAACGTCATCGCCATGTCAGGGCGCGCCGTGGAGGCCGCCGGCGATGTTGACGTCCTCCTGCTCGACAAGACCGGTACCATTACCCTCGGCAATCGCCAGGCCACCGCCTTCATACCGACGCAAGGGGTCGATGAGCAGGCACTGGCGGATGCGGCCCAACTCGCCTCGCTCTCCGATGAGACGCCGGAGGGCCGCTCGATCGTTGTCCTTGCCAAGGAGCGGTACGGTCTTCGCGAGCGTGACCTTCACGTCCTGGGAGCGACCTTCGTCCCTTTTACCGCCCAGACCCGGATGAGCGGCGTCAGCCTGAACGGCCGCGAGATCCGCAAGGGCGCCGCGGATGCCATCGAATCATATGTTCGACGCCTCGGGGGGAAGTTTCCGCCGGATGTTCGCACCAAGGTGGACATGATCGCCAAGCACGGCGGAACGCCCTTGGTGGTCGCCGACGGCGCCAGAGTGCTCGGCGCGGTGCAGCTCAAAGATATCGTCAAGGGAGGGATCAGAGAACGGTTCCTTGAGCTGAGGGGCATGGGGATCAAGACGATCATGATCACCGGGGACAACCCGCTGACGGCGGCCGCGATTGCGGCGGAGGCAGGCGTGGACGAGTTCCTGGCTGAGGCGACGCCGGAGGCCAAGCTCACGCTGATCCGCGAGCTGCAGGCGCAGGGTCGCCTGGTGGCGATGACCGGCGATGGGACCAACGATGCCCCGGCGCTGGCCCAGGCGGACGTCGCGGTGGCCATGAATACCGGGACGCAGGCGGCGAAAGAGGCCAGCAACATGGTAGACCTCGATTCGAACCCGACGAAGCTCCTGGAAGTGGTCGAGACGGGTAAGCAGATGCTCATGACGCGGGGCGCGCTGACAACCTTCAGCATCGCCAACGACGTGGCCAAGTATTTCGCGATCATCCCGGCGGCCTTTGCGACCACCTACCCTGCCCTGGGCGCGCTGAACATCATGCAGCTCGCCACGCCGGCCAGCGCTATCCTTTCAGCCGTCATCTTCAATGCGCTGATCATCATCGCGC
- the kdpA gene encoding potassium-transporting ATPase subunit KdpA, which produces MTANGYAQLGLYMVVLLALAKPLGAYMARVYEGRPFGLDRLLGPLERWIYRLSGIRADEEMRWQTYAGAMLLFNLTGVLMVYALQRMQGLLPLNPQSLGPVSPDSAFNTAVSFATNTNWQGYGGETTMSHLTQMLGLTVQNFLSAATGMAVLVAFIRGLARRSAQTIGSFWVDLTRTTLYILLPLSLVLALALVSQGVVQTFGPYAKASVVQPTTYDEPVTDKDGKPVLDEKGRPATKKARLMEQVIARGPVASQVAIKQLGTNGGGFFNVNSAHPYENPTPLSNFLELLAILLIPAALCHTFGVMVKDTRQGWAILAAMTIMFVGLLALCVGAEQGGNPLLTGLGIDQHAGELQAGGNMEGKEVRFGIVNSALWATATTAASNGSVNAMHDSFTPLGGLVPIWLIQLGEVVYGGGGSGLYGMLVFAIIAVFVAGLMVGRTPEYLGKKIEAYEMKMASLVILIPPALVLLGTAVAVVTSGGKAGISNPGPHGFSEILYAFSSAGNNNGSAFAGLGANTPFYNISLGVAMFFARYWLAIPTLAIAGSLAGKKPVPPGAGTLPTHTPLFVVLLISVVVIVGALTFFPALALGPIVEHLIMMSS; this is translated from the coding sequence GTGACCGCGAACGGCTATGCCCAGTTGGGATTGTACATGGTCGTCCTGCTTGCCCTCGCCAAACCGCTCGGCGCCTATATGGCCCGCGTCTATGAGGGCCGACCGTTCGGCCTCGATCGACTCCTTGGCCCGCTCGAGCGGTGGATCTACCGCCTCTCAGGGATCCGTGCAGACGAGGAGATGCGGTGGCAGACATACGCAGGGGCGATGCTCCTCTTTAACCTGACAGGCGTGCTAATGGTCTATGCCCTCCAGCGGATGCAGGGTCTGCTCCCGCTCAATCCGCAGTCGCTCGGACCGGTGTCGCCTGACTCCGCGTTCAATACCGCCGTCAGTTTCGCCACAAACACCAATTGGCAGGGGTACGGCGGCGAGACCACGATGAGCCACCTGACGCAGATGCTGGGGCTGACGGTCCAGAACTTCCTCTCGGCGGCGACCGGCATGGCGGTTCTCGTGGCCTTCATTCGCGGCCTGGCGCGTCGTTCTGCCCAGACCATCGGCAGTTTCTGGGTGGACCTCACTCGCACCACCCTCTATATCCTTCTGCCGCTCTCGCTCGTCCTCGCCCTGGCGCTGGTGTCGCAGGGGGTCGTGCAGACATTTGGGCCATACGCCAAGGCGAGCGTCGTCCAACCAACCACCTATGACGAACCGGTGACGGACAAAGACGGGAAGCCTGTGCTCGACGAGAAGGGCCGGCCGGCGACGAAAAAGGCGAGGTTGATGGAGCAGGTGATCGCGCGCGGCCCCGTCGCGTCCCAGGTTGCCATTAAGCAGCTCGGGACCAATGGCGGCGGTTTCTTCAACGTGAACTCGGCGCATCCCTATGAGAACCCGACACCTCTCTCGAACTTCCTCGAGCTGCTGGCCATCCTGTTGATTCCCGCGGCCCTCTGTCACACCTTCGGGGTCATGGTCAAGGATACGCGCCAGGGCTGGGCTATCCTCGCGGCCATGACCATCATGTTCGTCGGCCTGCTCGCCCTCTGCGTCGGCGCTGAGCAAGGCGGCAATCCCCTGCTGACCGGACTGGGGATCGATCAGCACGCCGGCGAGCTGCAGGCGGGCGGCAACATGGAAGGGAAGGAGGTCCGCTTCGGCATCGTCAACTCGGCGCTGTGGGCCACGGCGACTACCGCGGCCTCCAACGGCTCGGTGAATGCGATGCACGACTCCTTCACACCGCTGGGCGGCCTGGTCCCGATATGGCTGATACAGCTTGGGGAGGTCGTCTACGGCGGCGGCGGATCGGGGCTGTACGGCATGCTGGTCTTTGCCATCATTGCCGTGTTCGTGGCGGGCTTGATGGTGGGACGCACACCCGAGTATCTGGGGAAGAAGATCGAGGCCTACGAGATGAAGATGGCCTCCCTGGTGATCCTGATCCCTCCCGCCCTGGTGTTGCTTGGCACAGCGGTCGCCGTTGTCACCAGTGGCGGCAAGGCCGGGATCTCAAACCCCGGCCCCCACGGCTTCAGCGAGATCCTGTACGCCTTCTCCTCGGCCGGCAACAACAACGGAAGCGCCTTTGCCGGCTTGGGCGCCAACACGCCCTTTTATAACATCTCGCTGGGGGTGGCGATGTTCTTTGCTCGCTACTGGCTGGCCATCCCGACCCTGGCGATCGCGGGGTCGCTCGCCGGCAAGAAGCCCGTCCCGCCGGGCGCAGGGACTCTCCCCACCCACACCCCCCTCTTTGTGGTGCTCCTCATCAGCGTTGTGGTCATCGTCGGGGCGCTGACGTTTTTCCCGGCGCTCGCCCTGGGACCCATCGTGGAGCATCTGATCATGATGTCGTCATAG
- the kdpF gene encoding K(+)-transporting ATPase subunit F: MTTLYLLGGIVALGLLIYLVVALLKPEVFS; this comes from the coding sequence ATGACGACACTGTATCTGCTGGGTGGGATTGTGGCGCTTGGCCTGTTGATCTACCTGGTTGTCGCGCTGCTCAAACCGGAGGTCTTCTCGTGA
- a CDS encoding APC family permease: protein MPIIDEETELNVFERVAEYQPAPSWRTKLFGRPLASADAPHQTIGKTVGLAVFASDNLSSTAYATDEILFVLATVGIAAFVYALPISLAIVMLLTILTISYQQTIHAYPGGGGAYIVARDNLGEFPAQTAGAALLTDYILTVSVSVASGVAQLTSAYPSLFPYRVVLSIGFILFIMLINLRGVRESGVTFAIPTYFFVAILFLTVGTGFYRYMTGSLGVVVNPPSLRAPEMASVTLFLILHAFSNGTTAVTGVEAISNGITAFKEPKSRNAGITLIWMAAILGTLFLSITFLAVKIGALPSEEETVVSQLARTAFQGQGLLYLATIAGTTLILIMAANTAFADFPRLSALQAGDGFLPRQLTYRGSRLVYSRGIVALALIASLLIVLFQASVTALIPLYAIGVFLSFTLSQAGMARRWWKVGRLAPGQEVQERGSTLRHDPRWALKMGINGFGSVCTAVVMLVFASTKFRDGAWIVVLLVPAMVMVFYAIHHHYRDLAAHLSLEDFGPPQRMSRHKVIMPISGVHRGTVAALRYARSLSDDITAVYVSMDPAEAERVRNKWEWWGEGVRLMVLHSPYRLFLEPLVGYIEEIAAQRQPNETITIVVPQFVPRRRWQNLVHSQAALWLRMALLFKRGIVITDVPYQLE from the coding sequence ATGCCTATTATCGATGAAGAGACTGAACTCAACGTATTCGAGCGGGTCGCAGAGTACCAGCCCGCTCCCTCGTGGCGCACCAAGCTCTTTGGCCGTCCGCTCGCGAGCGCCGATGCGCCGCATCAAACCATCGGCAAGACGGTCGGTCTTGCTGTCTTTGCCTCTGATAACCTCTCGTCTACCGCCTATGCGACGGACGAAATTCTGTTTGTTCTGGCTACGGTGGGGATTGCGGCCTTCGTGTACGCCCTCCCGATCTCGCTGGCCATTGTCATGTTGCTCACGATCCTCACCATCTCGTATCAGCAGACCATCCACGCCTATCCGGGTGGCGGAGGCGCGTATATCGTGGCGCGTGACAATCTGGGCGAGTTCCCGGCCCAGACGGCAGGCGCGGCGCTCCTCACGGATTACATCCTCACGGTATCCGTCTCTGTCGCATCGGGTGTGGCCCAGCTCACCTCGGCCTACCCGTCCCTCTTTCCCTATCGGGTGGTGTTGTCGATCGGGTTCATCCTCTTCATCATGCTGATTAACCTGCGCGGCGTCAGGGAATCGGGCGTGACCTTCGCCATTCCCACCTATTTCTTCGTCGCCATTTTGTTTCTGACCGTTGGGACCGGGTTCTACCGCTACATGACGGGAAGCCTCGGGGTGGTCGTCAATCCGCCGTCCCTGCGAGCCCCCGAGATGGCCTCGGTGACGCTCTTCCTGATCCTCCATGCCTTTTCGAACGGCACGACCGCCGTTACGGGGGTGGAGGCTATCTCCAACGGCATCACGGCATTTAAGGAGCCCAAGAGCCGCAACGCGGGGATCACACTGATCTGGATGGCGGCCATCCTGGGTACGCTGTTTCTGAGCATCACGTTCCTTGCGGTCAAGATCGGGGCCCTCCCCTCGGAGGAAGAGACGGTGGTCTCGCAACTGGCCCGCACAGCATTCCAGGGACAGGGGCTGCTCTACCTGGCTACCATCGCGGGTACGACCCTCATTCTGATCATGGCCGCCAACACCGCCTTTGCAGACTTCCCCCGACTCAGCGCCCTGCAGGCCGGCGACGGCTTTTTGCCCAGACAGCTCACTTACCGAGGCAGCCGCCTCGTCTACTCCCGGGGCATCGTAGCCCTCGCCCTCATTGCCTCCCTCCTGATCGTACTGTTTCAGGCCAGCGTAACCGCCTTGATCCCACTGTACGCCATCGGGGTGTTCCTTTCCTTTACGCTCTCGCAGGCCGGCATGGCCCGTCGCTGGTGGAAGGTCGGCCGCCTCGCGCCCGGCCAGGAGGTGCAGGAGCGTGGCTCGACGCTGCGTCATGATCCACGCTGGGCGCTCAAGATGGGGATCAACGGGTTCGGCTCGGTTTGTACGGCCGTCGTGATGCTGGTCTTCGCCAGCACCAAGTTCCGCGACGGGGCGTGGATCGTCGTCCTCCTTGTGCCCGCGATGGTCATGGTGTTCTACGCCATCCACCACCACTACCGAGACTTGGCCGCGCACCTGTCGTTGGAGGACTTCGGTCCGCCCCAGCGCATGTCGCGGCACAAGGTGATCATGCCGATCAGCGGCGTCCATCGCGGGACCGTCGCCGCGCTCCGCTACGCCCGATCACTCTCCGACGATATCACGGCGGTCTACGTCTCCATGGATCCGGCTGAAGCCGAGCGGGTGCGCAACAAGTGGGAATGGTGGGGAGAGGGGGTCCGCCTCATGGTCCTCCATTCCCCCTACCGGCTGTTCCTCGAACCTCTGGTTGGCTATATCGAGGAGATTGCGGCTCAGCGCCAACCCAATGAGACCATTACCATTGTCGTGCCGCAGTTCGTGCCTCGCCGCCGATGGCAGAACCTGGTGCACAGCCAGGCGGCCTTATGGCTGCGAATGGCCTTACTCTTTAAGCGCGGGATTGTGATTACCGACGTGCCCTACCAACTCGAGTAA